The Sphaerisporangium siamense genome includes the window CGCCGGATGGCAGCGTCTCAGGACCGTTCATGTCTGTACCCCACAGCGAGACGGAACACCACGAACAGCCGCGCCGCAATCCAATTCCGTGACGGATTTGAGGCGGTGCTCCACCGGAGTCGCGGTGTCCACGGTCGAGGGCTCGCCGTTCGCACGCCCTCGGGGCATGATTTTGTCGTAAAACAAGCTGGTGGCGGGCTGATCAGCCCGATCAGACCTTTTGTGACCAATTCACGCGGCCTGTGGCGTGATCAGTTAGTCTTATGTGGCGGTTTCGCACACCGTACGTTGGGCTATAGTTCCGCCTCTATGTCGTCGCTGTCCGGATGTGGACGCTCACGCTGGGCGGTAGGTGATCAGGCGCGCCCGGGACCGCCCAGCGAGCCGAGCCCCAGTGCGGCGATCTCGACCCCTCTGAGCGCCGCGGCCCACATCGCCTCCGGGGGCTCGCCGCGCTTCTGGCACGCCATGGCCGCCACCTTGGCCGCGCCGACGAACGCGCCCACGGCCGCCGCGGCCTCGACCTGGTCCAGCTCGCCCGCGTACGCGCGCTCGACGGCCTCGACCAGCTCGATCTGGACGTCGAAGAGCAGGTGCAGGGCCCGGGCCTGCAGCGCGGGGACCGACATGATCAGCTGGTGGCGGGCCGCCGCCAGCCTCATGGCGAGCCGGGCGTCCTCCAGGGAGTGGTTCGCCTCCTCGTCGTCCGCGCCGCGCGGGCCGCGGAAGATCGCTTCGGCGACGCGGCGCAGCAGGTCGACCACGGGCTCGCCGGGCGCGCGGTCCGCGATGACCGCGAGCGCGCGGTCGGTCCGCGCCCGGATGTCGAAGAAGATCACGTCTTCCTTGCTGGCGAAGTAGCTGAAGAACGTGCGGGTCGAGACCTCGGCGGCGGCGGCGATCTCGGCCACCGTCGTCTCCTCGAAGCCCTTGCGCTCGAAGAGCCGCACCGCCGTCTCGACCAGCGTGTGACGTGTGCGCAGCTTCTTGCGCTCTCTCAGCCCGGGACCGTCCATACGCGAATTTTACTGCACGCGCTGCTTCTTTTCATCCGTTGCAATTTCGGAGGATGTACTGTTTTCTTAGGACCTGCAAGCGTGTCAAGTCTCGACGGACTTCCAGTCAAGGAGCGTGTCATGACCAACGCGATGCACGAGCCGGTCACCTTTCCCGTGACGCGTGAGCACCCCCTCGATCCCCCCCAGGACTTCGCGCGGTGGCGCGAGGACGCCCCCCTCCGCCCCATGCTCTTCGCCGACGGCCACGTCGGCTGGCTCGCCACCGGGTACGCCGTCTCCCGCGCGGTGCTCGCCGATCCGCGGTTCAGCAACGACGTCCAGGTGACGCACCCGCCGATCCCGCAGCGCATCCGGCAGCAGACTCTCGCCAAGTTCCCCGGCTTCTTCCTGCGCGAGGACCCCCCGGAGCACACCCGGTTCCGCCGCCTGCTCACCGGGCAGTTCACCGTGCGCCGCATGCGGCTGCTCGAGCCCCGGATCGAGAAGATCACTAATGACCGGCTGGACGCCATGGAGCGCGAGGGCGCGCCGGTGGACCTGGTGCAGAGCTTCGCGCTGCCGATCCCGTCCCTGGTGATCTGCGAGCTGCTCGGCGTCCCCTACTCCGACCACGACCGGTTCCAGCGCGACTCCTCCGCCCTGCTGAACCTGGACAACTCCATCGAGCGGGCGCGCGAGGCCATGGAGAGCCTGCTGGACTACGTCAGAGGACTCGTGGCGCGCAAGCGGGACGAGCCCGGCGACGACCTGATCAGCGGTCTCATCGCCACCGGACGGCTCACCGACGTCGAGATCACCGGCGCCTCGGTGCTCATGCTCGTGGCCGGCCACGAGACCACGGCGAACATGCTCGCGCTCGGCACCTACACCCTGCTGCGCAACCCCGCCCAGCTCGCCGCCCTGCGCGCGGACCCGTCACTGGCCGAGTCCGCCGTCGAGGAGCTGCTGCGCTACCTCACCATCGTCCACCTCGGCCCGGTCAGGACCGCCACCGAGGACGTCGAGATCGAGGGACAGACGATCAGGGCCGGCCAGTCGGTGACGGTGTCCCTCTCCGCCGCCAACCGCGACCCCGGGCGCTTCGGAGATCCCGACAGCCTGGACATAACGCGGCAGGCCACCGGACACCTGTCGTTCGGGCATGGAATACACCAATGCCTCGGACAGCAACTCGCCCGGATCGAGATGCGCATCGGCTACCCTGCACTGCTGGCGCGCTTTCCCGGCCTGCGCCTCGCGACTCCCGGCGAGGAGGTCGCGATGCGGTCCAACATGGCCATTTACGGAGTTCACCGCTTGCCGGTGGCTTGGTAGGAGGTAGCCCTCATGCGGATCAAAGCCGACACCGATGTCTGCATCGGCGCGGGTATGTGCGTGTTCACGGCAGGTGACGTCTTCGACCAGGACGAGGACGAGGGCACCGTCGTGGTGCTCCTGCCCGAGCCGCCGCCCGACAGGCACGCGGCGGTCCGGCGGGCCCTGCAGGTCTGCCCGTCCGGCGCCCTGTCGATCTCGGAGGACGAGTGAGGTCCGCGCGTCCGTGAGCACATCCCCGGCGGCTCACCCCGGCGGCGCCCCGGCGCCCACGGGCGCCGCCGGGCCGTGCTCCGCCCCCGACGGCATCTCGTGCCCGCCGCTCATCACGGTGCCGCCGACCTTCTCGCTGAACAGCCGCAGCATGCCCGGGTCGTTGCCCGCGATCACCCATCGGGTGCCGACGAGGTAGGCGCCGCCCCACTTCTTGGCCTCCGCGAGCCACTCGTCCCTGCCCTTGTCGGTGGAGAACGTGGTCACGGTGTACTGGCCCTCGCCGGTCTTGCACACGCCCTGCCGCAGTTCCTCGGCGTCGGTCTGGACCTGCGGCCTCGCGCAGCCGGTCCTGGCGGCGAGCTGCTTCAGCGTCGCGGGCGGTCCCGGATCGGCCCGGGTGCCCCCGGCGGACGCGCCGGGGGGCTCGCCGCCGCCGCCGCACCCGGTGA containing:
- a CDS encoding TetR/AcrR family transcriptional regulator, which gives rise to MDGPGLRERKKLRTRHTLVETAVRLFERKGFEETTVAEIAAAAEVSTRTFFSYFASKEDVIFFDIRARTDRALAVIADRAPGEPVVDLLRRVAEAIFRGPRGADDEEANHSLEDARLAMRLAAARHQLIMSVPALQARALHLLFDVQIELVEAVERAYAGELDQVEAAAAVGAFVGAAKVAAMACQKRGEPPEAMWAAALRGVEIAALGLGSLGGPGRA
- a CDS encoding ferredoxin, translating into MRIKADTDVCIGAGMCVFTAGDVFDQDEDEGTVVVLLPEPPPDRHAAVRRALQVCPSGALSISEDE
- a CDS encoding cytochrome P450; translation: MTNAMHEPVTFPVTREHPLDPPQDFARWREDAPLRPMLFADGHVGWLATGYAVSRAVLADPRFSNDVQVTHPPIPQRIRQQTLAKFPGFFLREDPPEHTRFRRLLTGQFTVRRMRLLEPRIEKITNDRLDAMEREGAPVDLVQSFALPIPSLVICELLGVPYSDHDRFQRDSSALLNLDNSIERAREAMESLLDYVRGLVARKRDEPGDDLISGLIATGRLTDVEITGASVLMLVAGHETTANMLALGTYTLLRNPAQLAALRADPSLAESAVEELLRYLTIVHLGPVRTATEDVEIEGQTIRAGQSVTVSLSAANRDPGRFGDPDSLDITRQATGHLSFGHGIHQCLGQQLARIEMRIGYPALLARFPGLRLATPGEEVAMRSNMAIYGVHRLPVAW